The sequence CAAGCCCGGCGTCCCCGTGGTGACGCCGACCCGCGCGGCGGTCGAGGCGCTGCGCGCGCACGGCGCCCGGCGTATCGCGATCCTCACGCCCTACACGATCGAGACCTCGGCGTCCCTCGCGCCCTATTTCGAAGGGCGCGGCTTTTCGGTCGCGGGCGTCTCCTGCCTCGGCCTCGAGGACGACCGGCAGATGGCGCGGCTCGACGGGCCGACCCTGATCGCGGCGGCCCGCGCGGCGCTCGCACCGGGGGCGCAAGCGCTGTTCGTCTCCTGCACGGCCTTGCGCTCGGCCGCGCTCGCGGCGGAGATGGAGGCCGCTCTCGGCCTGCCGGTGGTGACGTCGAACCTCGCCACCGCCTGGGCCTGCGCGCGGCTCGTGGGCGAGACGCCGCGCGTCGACGCCCGGCTCGCCGCCCTCCCCCTGCCCGACCCGACGGCCTTCGCATGAGCCCGCATCCCGGCCTCGCCGATTTCGAGCGCGCCCGCGCGGCTCTGGCGGGCCGCATCCGGCGCACGCCCGCCCGCCCCTCGCCGGCGCTCGCCGCGCGCCTCGGCGCCCCCGTCGTGCTCAAGCACGAGCACGAGCAGACCACCGGCGCCTTCAAGCTGCGCGGGGCGACGAACGCGCTCGCGACCCTCTCGGACGCCGAGCGCGCGCGCGGCGTCGTCACGGTCTCCACCGGCAATCACGGGCGGGCGCTGGCGCACGCCGCGCGCGAGGTCGGCGTGCGCTGCGTCGTCGCCATGTCGCGCCTCGTGCCGCAGAACAAGCTCGACGCCATCGCCGCGCTCGGGGCCGAGATCGCGATCCACGGCGCCTCGCAGGACGAGGCTCAGGGCGAGGTGGACCGGCGGGTGGCCGAGGAGGGGCTCGTCGAGATCCCGCCCTTCGACAATCCGGACGTCATCGCCGGCCAGGGCACGCTCGGGCTCGAGCTCGTCGAGGACGTCCCCGATCTCGCGCAGGTGCTGATCCCGCTCTCCGGCGGCGGCCTCGCGGCGGGCGTCGCGGCGGCGGTGAAGGCGCAGCGCCCGTCGGCGCGTATCGTCGGAATCTCCATGGAGCGCGGCGCGGCCATGCAGGCGAGCCTCGCCGCGGGGCGGCCGGTGCTGGTCGAGGAGGCGGAGAGCCTCGCGGATTCGCTCGGCGGCGGCATCGGGCTCGAGAACCGGCACACCTTCGCCATGCTGCGCGACCTGATGGACGAGGTGGTGCTCCTCACCGAGGACGAGATCGCCGCCGGCATCGCCTTCTGCCACGCGGTGGAGGGCGTCGTCGTCGAGGGCGGCGGCGCCGTCGGGCCCGGCGCGATCCTCGCGGGGAAGATCCACCCGCACGGACCGACCGTCGCGATCCTGTCCGGCCGCAACATCGACCCGGCCCTCCACGCCCGGATCGTGTCCGATCCCGCCGTCCTCGAAAGGCTCGCCTGATGCCGCAGATCACCCTCGTCGGGGAGCGCGACCTGCGCGCGCTCGTGCCCCTCGACCGCGCGGCGATCGACGCGGTGCGCGGGACCTTCGTGGGGCTCGCCTCCGGGCGCGTGGTGATGCCGCCGATCCTGTCCATGGCGATGCCGGACGTCCACGGCGAGGTGGACGTGAAGACGGCCTACGTGCCCGGCCTCGAGGGCTTCGCGGTGAAGATCTCGCCGGGCTTCTTCGACAACCCGCAGCTCGGCCTGCCCTCCCTCAACGGGCTGATGGTGCTGCTCTCGGCGAAGACCGGCCTCGTCGAGGCGCTGTTCCTCGACAACGGCTGGCTCACGGACGTGCGCACCGCGGCCGCCGGCGCAATCGCGGCGGACGCGCTGGCGCGACGGGACGCACGGGTCGCGACGGTTTTCGGCGCGGGGACGCAGGCGCGGCTCCAGATGCAGGCGCTCGCCCTGGTGCGCGATCTCGCCGAGATCCGGGTCTGGGCGCGCGACACGGTGAAGGCCGCCGCCTGCGCCGCCGACATCGA comes from Salinarimonas sp. and encodes:
- the eutA gene encoding ectoine utilization protein EutA yields the protein MSDAPVPRALDLPLGFDAEPVGRRIGLVVLATDHTTEPDFARMVAAPDVGVYVARIAYANPTTPENLRAMQPDLARGAALLLPEERLDAICYSCTSASVVIGDDAVAAAIREGKPGVPVVTPTRAAVEALRAHGARRIAILTPYTIETSASLAPYFEGRGFSVAGVSCLGLEDDRQMARLDGPTLIAAARAALAPGAQALFVSCTALRSAALAAEMEAALGLPVVTSNLATAWACARLVGETPRVDARLAALPLPDPTAFA
- the eutB gene encoding hydroxyectoine utilization dehydratase EutB is translated as MSPHPGLADFERARAALAGRIRRTPARPSPALAARLGAPVVLKHEHEQTTGAFKLRGATNALATLSDAERARGVVTVSTGNHGRALAHAAREVGVRCVVAMSRLVPQNKLDAIAALGAEIAIHGASQDEAQGEVDRRVAEEGLVEIPPFDNPDVIAGQGTLGLELVEDVPDLAQVLIPLSGGGLAAGVAAAVKAQRPSARIVGISMERGAAMQASLAAGRPVLVEEAESLADSLGGGIGLENRHTFAMLRDLMDEVVLLTEDEIAAGIAFCHAVEGVVVEGGGAVGPGAILAGKIHPHGPTVAILSGRNIDPALHARIVSDPAVLERLA
- a CDS encoding cyclodeaminase gives rise to the protein MPQITLVGERDLRALVPLDRAAIDAVRGTFVGLASGRVVMPPILSMAMPDVHGEVDVKTAYVPGLEGFAVKISPGFFDNPQLGLPSLNGLMVLLSAKTGLVEALFLDNGWLTDVRTAAAGAIAADALARRDARVATVFGAGTQARLQMQALALVRDLAEIRVWARDTVKAAACAADIEAATGVPARAVAEPRGAVSGADIVVTTTPATSPILFADWLEPGQHVTAMGSDAESKGELDPEILARATLYVADSLGQTRRLGELRRAISARIVPEHATFPELGDVLTGRHAGRPGPEAITVCDLTGTGAQDTAIAAFARARVAEAGAGTTFETRPSSTGQRDKRRS